AGCCTCCAGACCCCTTCTACAGAAATCGGCGCGATGCCCGCAAATCCGGTGCAGGGAGGGGCCCCGCCACTGCAGAACACCGGCGCCCGCCATCTTCTTCCGGCGAAATATGCCGATCCTAATTCCTCGGGGCTGCGCGCAACAGTTAACCCCAGCGGTGAAAATGACTTCAAGTTCGATCTTCAGGACTGATGTTTTGGCATCCTCGCCGCCGAAGTTTGCACCGTTAAATCCGGCTCTTACTTATCCACACTGAATCGGATGAGCACGATGTCGTCTTCCTGGACGACGTAATCGCGGTGTTCGTGGCGGACCAGGTTGTGGGCCTTTACTTCCCGCTCCGAGCCCAACCGAATGAGGTCCTGACACGACATCACTTCGGCGCGGATGAATCCCCGGGCGAGATCGGTGTGGATTGTTTCCGCCGCTTCCAGGGCGGTCCCTCCACGCCGCATCAGCCACGCCCGGACTTCCTTCGGTCCCGCCGTGAGAAACACCTGCTGGCCGGCAACCTCCATCATCATCCGCAGCAGTGCCCCGCGGTCGGCACCTCCCACGTGGAGCTCAGCCTGGAATTCCGCCCGCTCCTCCGGTGACATCTTGGCCAGCTCCAATTCCAGCGCCAAAGGAGCCGCAAAAATCGGGACTTGCGCCGGCAGCATGTTCCGATACCGGGCAAAATCCTGTTCATCATCGGCCGTGTTGATTACGGCCATCTGAGGCTTTTCACACAGCAGGCGGAACGACCGGGTGTGCTTGAGCTGCTCGGGAGTCATCTCCGACTCCTTCAGCGGATTCCCGGCTTCCAGCCGCTCCTTCACCAACTGAAGCACCTGCAACTCTTCCTCAAGCTGTTCACGTTCCGGTTTAGAATGGGGCTTTTTGAGCGAGGCTTCCACGCGTTCGATGCGGCCGGTCACAATCTCCAGGTCCGCCAGAATGAGGTCCTCCTGGAATGACTGGAACTCAGCCGCAGGATCATATCCACTGAACGCCGGGACCACGATCACCAGACACCCCACATCGCGCAGGATTGCGAGCTTCGCCGCGTTGCCCGCATGCGAGCGGTTCAACCCCGGAGTATCAATGATCTCCAGGGCGGCCGGTGTCACTTTCTTGGCGTTGTAAATCCGCTGGAGTTCCTCCAGCCGCGGATCGGGAATGGTGGCCATGGCCGACTGACCGGTGTGCGCCAGCGCAGGATCGGGCGCCACGCCCGTCAGCCATTCAAAAAGCGTGCTCTTGCCGCAGCCCTGATAGCCCACCAAACCGATCTTCATAACATCTGTTCCCGTCCAGAGTTGTACCCGGGGACCGAGATCCAGCGACCGCCGCAACGATGATTCCGGAAGTGTGAAGAATCACACCACCCGGAAACTGGATGAATTCTGGTGAAGCCAACCTCAAACCACCATTTTTTCATTATGGCTGAGAACCCGACCCTGATGACAGAGGCGGCGGCGAGGAGTCGCGTGACGGCGGGGGTGAACTCGGAGGTGATTGCTGGCCGGGTGGTCCATACTCGAAAGCTGGAGGGGTAAATGGCGGCTGTTGACGGGGCGGTCCAAATCCGGGACCCACGGGCTTGAAGCCGGACGTTTCCTTTCCCGGCTCTGGTGCGCCCTCGGGTCCGGGCAAGGGCTTGCGATCTCCACCCCGACCTCGGAAATGCCATCCCATGCCCACCCCTGGATAGCGCCACCGGAGATAGCGGCGGGTGAGTTCACGCTGCATCTCTTCAGGTGGGAGACTCAGCAACTCAGCACGCTCCTCCTGGGAGAGGTGCTCCTCCACAAAACGGCTCAGTTCCTGCTCGCTCACCGGACGCCGCATATCCGCCCATACCCGCGGCATGACGTACCGGAAGAATACTGACCCACGAATCCACTGCGACACCCGCTTGAGCTGTTCCTCTCGCGGCAACGCCGCCAACCGCGACCGCGTGACGGGCGAAAATTTGGTGAGCAGTTCGTCCAACTCCTGGGGGGTTATCATCGAACTCTGATCGGGATGATCCAATTGCCACTGAAGCCACGTGATCGCCAGGAACTCCTTTTTCTGCTGAGGATCGCGCAACTGATTCAGCTTGCTGACGAGGTTCTGCCGCTCCTGGGGACTGAGCCTTTCCAGCAGCTCCTCCCCCCGCTTGGACGCCGTTTCCTCGACGAACCGCAGAAGCACAAAGACGTCCTCGGGTGCCGGTCGGTCCTCCGGTCGTGACGTCATCGAGGCCTCCAGGAGCTGACGGATCCGTTCAGGCGGGAAGTTGAACAACGTGCGGTTGACGGCGGCCGCCAGCATTTCACTCCGCGTGCGACTGATCCAGGCAATCCGCTCCTCGGGGCGGAGGGCCTCAAGCTCCGCGCGCTGGACCGGTGTGAGAAGTTTGAACCACTGGTAATACCGCACGAGGATGGTCGCCAATTCGGTCGCATCGGGCGCTGCCATAAGTTCCCCATGCAACCGGATCATGCGCTCCTGTTCCGTGGCCGGAAGCCTCTTAAATCGTTCCACTTTCTGCCGGAGTTCGTATTTCTCCGCGTCCGTCATTGCCTCAACCTGGCGTCGAGCCTCGGCGGGATCGGAAATCATCACGAGTTGTGGCACGTCCAAGGAAGAAGCACTTTGTGCCACAGAGCTCTGGGATCTGTCCGACTGCTGTAATCCGGTGCGAGACGACGTTGAAGAAGTCGAAGAATTCGCCTGGGCTTGGAGACCTTTTCCTTCCGATTTGAGCGAAGCCATTTCCGGGGCGGCCCCGTCGATTCCTCGCTTCACTTCGCTCGCCTGCGGCGGCAGCGCATCCCGCCCCGGCTGTCGATTGTTCTCAACCGAGCCACTTTGCCGCGGCGGAAGCTTTGCGGCTGTCACGCTGGCAGCGCGGTTCTGAGCTGAGGAAGGTGGCTGACTATCCGACCACCCGAGAGGCTCTTCCGGTCCAGCAGGCAGGTCTTCGTCGTCCACAAACAGTCCGTTTTCCTTGAGCATCCGCAGGAAGGCGACGCTTTCCACGTGCCGATAAAGGTCCTGATTTTGGATGACCGCATAATGCTCGAGGAGCCACTGGTTGGGATTTGTCCAGAGGGAAAAGGCGATCGCGTATCCCACCACAGCGCAGACGATTGTTCCCAAGACGCCGACCGCCGCAACGAGCGCGAAAGATTTACGCCGGGACTCGGTCTTCTCCTGGATTTCGGAAACGGCCGAGCGGGCTACCATTTCGATGGTCGTCCGCGTGAAGTCTTCGTCCACGGTGGGCCGATCCAGCGCATCCAGCCAATCCCACGTTTCGGCCAGTCGCTGTAATTCGGTGCGGACCTGAGGGTCTTCGTTGATCAGCCGTTCGATGCGCGCCGCCTCCTCGGCGGAAAGTTCGCCGTCCAGATACGCGACGAGATCTTCGCGTAACGCTTCCAGCCGCATTGCGGCATCCGTGGGATCTGGCGCGGGGCGCGTCATGGGATCACTACTTCCACATCTAAACCATCCACCCGAATCTCACAGCGTCTTTTCATTGTCGGCAGTCGATCGCCATGTAGAAAAAACTTTGCTCTCAACTCTTTTCATCGATCGTCGCTTTCGGGAGGAGAGTTATCCTCTCCCGCTGTTTCCGCTCTTTGTTCTCCCGATTCGGAGACCACAGCAGGCGGGCTCCCCACCAGCGGTGGCATCTGACCGCTTTGAAG
This is a stretch of genomic DNA from Thermogutta terrifontis. It encodes these proteins:
- a CDS encoding DUF933 domain-containing protein; this encodes MKIGLVGYQGCGKSTLFEWLTGVAPDPALAHTGQSAMATIPDPRLEELQRIYNAKKVTPAALEIIDTPGLNRSHAGNAAKLAILRDVGCLVIVVPAFSGYDPAAEFQSFQEDLILADLEIVTGRIERVEASLKKPHSKPEREQLEEELQVLQLVKERLEAGNPLKESEMTPEQLKHTRSFRLLCEKPQMAVINTADDEQDFARYRNMLPAQVPIFAAPLALELELAKMSPEERAEFQAELHVGGADRGALLRMMMEVAGQQVFLTAGPKEVRAWLMRRGGTALEAAETIHTDLARGFIRAEVMSCQDLIRLGSEREVKAHNLVRHEHRDYVVQEDDIVLIRFSVDK